Below is a window of Musa acuminata AAA Group cultivar baxijiao chromosome BXJ3-11, Cavendish_Baxijiao_AAA, whole genome shotgun sequence DNA.
TGAATCCTTGACTTAAACTTGTATTACGATCctatcttaaaattttaattagataCAATGAATAAAAAACAAATtaaattatttgaaaaatatcCAATATATTCTTTTAACAACATCCATGATTTATGTTATGATCTTAAATAAAAGTAACTATTATAGTATATGtccaaatatttcaatcatacaaaatcaaatatattagaCTCAAATTTAGAGCTACACGTATAGTGTTTTTGAGTGTAAAAGGATTTTTCATCTACTTCAGCTAGTAAAATTCCAAAGTAATCTCACCCTTGTAAATACCGACTGTTTCCTAACCTGTGCAGGGTGAATTCTACCCATTCTATGAAGAAGATGATCATAGAGAACCGACAAATCCGTGCAGAATCTGAGCAAATGTATAGACTCAGGACCTGACATAATAACTCCGTCCACTGGTCCTCTTTCAACGCATTAAAATCTACCCACTGCGGTAGATCAAAGTATTTAATCCATGAATCCACAAGCTCGTCTTTGTTACTGCTTCCAATGGCTTCATCCTTATCTGACGCATTCTTACCGAACCAAGAGCTTTCAAGACACCCTATATCAAAGACTACGACACTGCTGTTAGAGAGTTGAAGACGAAGTCCCAGTCTCATGAGCCAGCTCAGGTTGGTCCTCTTCTGCACCACATTTATTGCTCTCTTGTGTTCCTCAGAGGTCATCTCACTTGTTTGAGGACAAATTACTATGAATGAGATGAACTTGTTCAAACCATTCACGGTTCCTTCATTCACTGATTTCACTGGCTTCCCTGTCTAGGATGTAACGTCAAAGGTAGATCTAAAGATCAATGTAGTTTCCATCATTATGTCTCATGGACCCAACTCCCAGCTAACCTGCTTCTGATCATGTTTCCTCCACTATAAAAGCACCACCATGGTAAGCCAGTCCCTCCACCACCTTTCTAGAGTTACAGACACACGGAGACAAGAAGAGGGACGTAGCCATGGCTTCCTCCAGTGCTCTCCTGGCAGTGGCGCTCGCCTGCCTTCTCCTCGCCGCGCCGAACACGGCGCAAGCCGCGATCGGCTGCGGCCAGATAATCTCCTACCTCATTCCCTGCCTTGGCTACGCCCAGGGCACGGGGCCTCTCACAGAAGGATGCTGCAGCGGGGTGAGGGCACTCAACGGCGCCGCCCAGACCACACCGGACCGCCAGGCCACCTGCAACTGCCTCAAGAGATCCGCCGCCGGCGTCTCGGGGATTCAGCCCGGTCTCATCGCCGGGATCCCGAGCAAGTGCGGCATCAATGTCCCCTACCGCATCAGCCCCTCCACCGACTGCTCTCGGCAAGTGCCTGATCACCATGCCAAACATTACCGATCATACACAAAGACCTAAAACAACTGAGAGCTGCCTTAGTTGACAGCTCGGACAAGTCTTGCATGGAATAAACTCTAATAACACATCATGCGTGACTCGACCAAACTCCAAAATCGTACTCTCCCAGCGAAGGCTAAACCTTGCACGCACATCTACAAGAAACTGTGTGGGTTTGCATCAATACTAAGCTTTCTTATTTGATCTTTTGCAGGGTGAGGTGAGCTGCTGATTTAACCTGAAGAAGGCGTTTAAGGTAGTGAGTTCTATCTAATAAGGTGGGACTGTTGTCTGCACCGTGTCATCAATTTGTGTGGGAGCGCTCTCAGCATTATTGTAGCTTTGATCTCTGTGCTGCTGTCAATGCTACTGTTCCAGTGGGTTGGGACTTGTAGCACCGTTACTATCTATATAATATGAGTTCCATTAAACAAAAGATTGAGTTACTCTTTAGTCTGTGTTTGCTATGGACTTCTTTTGGCGAATAAACACATCCGAAAAGTGTTCATTACCTGAGATAAAATGTGATATTACGCAGCTATTTATTTATACAGAATATTATTTTTGAGGAAAGTCTTGATGATCTGCTTGATTTTGCTGTCTCATTAATTGTtgctaaaaagaaagaaaaaacagcTGATTGTTGTATATCAGTTACATAATCCCCTATTGTTAAATtcattttatgataatttattagccAAAATTTTTATtgcatgaatattttattttatctctcTCTACTTAACTGTTGAGAGATGATGAGCTACTATCTATTATAATAGCGACGATGAAAaacgaggacagataggtctagaAAGGATAATAGACAAAAGCGATAATGGGTGCTAGGTGGAAATTTTCGAAAATTATGTTACTATCTCGAAAATTTTTAAGACCTTTTTTTTTTCGTTTATTTGTCATATTTTACTTATACTTCTTATAAATAGATTATTCAGATTCAATAAAAATCCACTGAGGTATGTGACGTGTGACAGCCTCCGGTTGACAG
It encodes the following:
- the LOC135652134 gene encoding non-specific lipid-transfer protein-like, whose product is MASSSALLAVALACLLLAAPNTAQAAIGCGQIISYLIPCLGYAQGTGPLTEGCCSGVRALNGAAQTTPDRQATCNCLKRSAAGVSGIQPGLIAGIPSKCGINVPYRISPSTDCSRVR